The DNA region GCTTTTGGTCAACTCAATAGATCTCCCTTCTCAACTTAGTTGCTGGAGATACCGGACAAACTTGTCAAAAAAGTAAATGAGACATGTCAACCCATGTGTTAACCGAAGTAGGAGGTAAatattagcttatttaattaatCCTTCTTGGTTGCTtttaaaaattggattttaataAAGGACAATTATCTATATTTTGAATCACCTATTCATATCCTTGCACAATTAAAACACACAAGtctaatatttgttttaaacAAAGAAGGTGAGATGACAATAATATCCTCCTAACTACGAGGCTTTTCTTGATATTCAtgtctaaattttaaataagatgACTAGTTGAAATAAAAATTGTTGGCCAAATGTACATGATGACAATAATATCCCCCTAACTATGGAGCGTTTGTCTTCAATGTAATGATAGACCTATtcattatattttaacttttcgtAACAAAGACTTATTCCTTTGAAATATTTTTAGTATTCTTATTTGCTAGAGCTAAAAGTTGAAGTGATTCTTTTTTAAAAAGCATGTTAATTAAATCCTGGTTGGCGTAAGGGCCTAAAAGGCAATTTGTCCAGTTTAGCCAAGGTCCATGCCTACTTACAACGATAGATGACATTAATATCCTGTCCTAATCATTTAATATCCTCTTAACAAGGAGGCTTTtcgagttttattttattaaaactaaataaTATGACTTTGActttaaagtatattaaaaaaatggtaaaaCTAAGTCTGGGCCATATTTGATATTtacacatataaaataaaatgactttgttatcatatttaaatttaaaagtcTTACTTGTAAAGCTAGAAGGTTGTGTATAAATATGTGTATGGAGGTAGATATGAAGCAGATTATATAGAAGGagagtgaaataaaaaaggaGTTAAAAATGGCTTGTCCTCCGACTTATAAAGTGGTAAAAGGTGAGCTTAAGAATGTTTCTGATGACTGCCAAGCGAgcttgaattattcgagttaccAAGGTGCTCCGGTAACGATTAAAATAGATTCATTACCCACTCCATTTGCGCAGAATATGTTAGTCGACGGTTTGTACGGAGGCCTGGTGTATGATGTTGGTAGGGTTAAGTGGATTATTCTTTGGACCATTGATTGTAaggtattaattaattaatatgttcttttttcttttcatttattttgattttgtagcataagaaattaattaattaaactatatatcaGGTGGCTACTAAGATCCTTAAACCCGAAGACCCTATTATTTGGGAGGATATAGTGCGCATCCTTCAGCCCTACGATAGCACTGACTACTTGCCCTTATCACCTGGGAATGTATTTTCCACAGAAGCTCATATCCATGCAAATGAAGATGGATCTCTAAGCCTGAAAGCACAAATCATGTGGAACTATTGCATTTAACCTACTTTTTTTTGCATCATATATTGCTCCATGCTTACCTCTATCAATTTATGCTGTGTGACCCATCGAGGCTGTCTATTTCTTTATATTAATAatactattaaataaatttgACAGCCACCCCATAATATACTACTGGATTCCTACTTCTTCGACCTTACCTATCCAACAAGGTGACCCCGTGGAGgctgtcccaggccgtgtgaaccctcaaatttacctaaaatcaagccactTCAAGTCTATTTcatgcataactaaccattcCATTTGGGTACACAATTAAGGGATTTAAATATCATTCAAACATACATAAACATgtcatttcaaacatcctaattcatctaaccaatatgccattcaaaggcacctcaactGTATCAAAACATTATGGATTAGACCAAAGCAAAATTGACCATATCATAAGCATCTAACCTAATTCAAACACCTACCAAAACACATCACAGTGACCATTTTCAGTCCATCACAAACATGCCAAAAGACCATACATTTCAATTACCAAAAGGCGATCAAGAAGACCTAACTTAACAAGCATTATAAGCCCATCaaccaaacataaacttcaatggcacaaacataccaaaacttacgTTCACAAAATACCATCACAAaacaacctatacatgtcattattaaccttggccaaaattactcaaaaactaccgaattgactgctggatagtgtgataggtcttcgacgagcttccgataatctataaaaaagGAAAGTAAATACataagcaacgagtgcttagtaagctcgtataaacttaaacttaacttaccatttcatttatacaattcatagaTTAGTCATAAATCATTACCAATACCATAAGTTTGGCttaagcctatacaacatcatcaattTCACAAGTTAGTACACTTGTTCATCATACAAATGAGTTCAACCAGAAGATAAGTAAATTTCCTTATATAAACACATCATTTGACTCATTAATGTTGCCATAagatcatgattcattccatttgcatacttaccatttcactTCATTTTCTTACCCATTGTACTATCTAGAATTACAGTGGATACTCGagaaagctcacacatagtgtgcctttacatataatccTAACATTTCATTTACATccatgctcacacgagctgtgaaataggcctgctcacacgagctatgggtcggaatgtaagctacacgatgctgctcacacgagctgtggagaatccacaacaaatgcaggacctcagccatcagtagggcattcaagaccaacaaccgaaacatgaaatctctaatgacatgtcatttgtatcctaagaattcttaagattCAACCGGGACtcgttatccgtcaattcatcatagcattgattcatttattcaaattcaattatattaaaacaacataGTAAATAGTTAATTTGGCTAACTTTAAAGGGATtgtagttcatacaaacttatctCGGTACTAAAGTCGTAGAACTAAAGTCGAGCTAATCCAAAGCTTTGGCTTTTCCTCGATTTTAAGTCTAATTGTGGTTTATCTTgacctaaataaataatttcattctattaagtacttctagaattcaatttaatcaataattcatatttatacaaaattaaaaatttccccttaacattttaacttttcacaatttaatccttaagctcttaatttaaaatctaaccattttaacctaaatccaaCTTAACCAATGTTACAAGGGACCTTTAAAAAACCCATTATTATTTACAATTCACAATAAAACCCAtgaatttatacttttaataatttaatccctaattacaaaattcaacaaaaatcacttaacaaaccatgtttattttacaacaaAGATTAATAACCtatcaactaacataaaaaatacaaaagcaTCCATGGAAAGCCccttaacctttaaaaattttacaaattaacccccgggctaactagattaagctaaaacgaactaaaaaacataaaaaatatattaaaaacgagagacaaaatcataccatgcaagggAAACAAGCATTTTCTGAAATCTCCTCTTCCTTTAATGGCTAACGTCACTTTTAGAAAGAAGAGTGTGGAAGATGATACTTTCCCTTAGGTTatctttatcatttatttattaaattactaaattaacctttaaaatcatttaaactaCCATAAAACCTATCCATCACAATCCACTatcttagtatatattttaatttccatCTAAGTCCATTTGATTAAGATTTCACATCAATCTGAtccttttaaataataaaactcaagttttacaccttttataatttagtcctttttacctaattaacctctTAAACCtcaaaaatttttaacaaaattttaatatgaccttaatgTAATCTTGtagtcattaaaataataataaaataaaaactcacTCGTTAgaattgtggttccaaaaccactactttcgacaccactaaaaataggttgttacataaAGAGTACAAGAACTTTgagtatattataatatttacattGGTACACTacattttaatcaaaaaaataaataattaacccaaTTCGAAGTGTTGGTCAAAccatactaatttttttttcatttgtaaccatactatttttaattttctttcaccctatatgtttttaaaaatattgggACACTACTCTTGTAAGCGAATACCCGCCAAACTcgaaatttctttttttaaaaaaagaagtacAGTTATCTCAAAAGTTTTGACTCATATCGTTCCATACCCAGATAGTACGACCGAGTTGGGCGTGGTATATTACATGTCACCCACCTACACTCCTAATCGAAACTCTCCAACTTGTTCTTCAGTAAAGTAATTTGACGTCAAATTAATTGTACAAACTATGTATCATTTCAAACACCGTTCAAGGGATCCCTCTTTAAGTCACACTAAAAGCAATACAATGTGATGATCCTACCTATCTCTGAAATGGAGAAAAGGTGAACACTATAACACCCTACACTCGGCCTAGAACTTATGACCGGAGTGTGAAGGGgacaatgataaatttaaaaatttagccaCTTGATCCCGTAACTCATCTTATATTGGAAAACAAAGATCCTAAAAATGAATGGTCAGGAAATAAAATGTTTAGCTAGACCTTTTGTGTATTCTTTAGATAATCTTATACTCGAAACAATTATTTTATGTCAAAATCACTCAAACATTTTCTTAGTTTAGCAGCGGAAAATTGCCagattttagtttttaaaatcgaATACCAATTTGTAAGTTTGAGTGATTTTGCAGTTTTAagttaaaaataccaaaaattggCGAAcagaaaaaaaacccaaaacaaagtccaaaAAATACTTTACTTTCTAACATAGTTAAAAACGTAAAAccatcttaattaattttttcagaATCCAATCCAAGCTCCCTCGCGTCGACAGATTCTAAGATTGATGAATACCTAAAAGGGTAAAACAAAagggtgagctataaagcttagtgtgTAACTAAACTGAAACAAAGAACATAAAGAacacaataaaaaaatcaaagtattGCAGAGAGCTTTATAACGAACAATTCAGTAAAACTGAGAATGCGTGTgctgtaatttttagaaaaacatgcacatattttttagaaaatttcttaCCCAACTCTACTACATACCAAATTAGAGTTCCCATAACTCATCCATCCAAAAGCACACCATGTAACTTCCCAAATATTggtgtattttatttattaaaattttccataAGTAGGTATCTGCTTTGGAGATTAAGAGTTTTGGTTGTGTGTTTGAGGTCATGGGTTCAAACCTCGCTCCTGGaaaattttgctatttttgtCCCTATTCCTATCTTGGTCGTTATGAATTAAATACCATTTTCACTAATTTATAATAGAATAAACCTATTGGTTTAGTGGTAAGACTTTTGCTTACCTCTTCGTTTTGAGTTCAAATCCCATCCTATGTGAGTAAGTAGGATTATTTTTGCTAGTCTTTCCTTTGGTAAGATCTCAAGTTGTTgctttcttttcttgatctttgttgtccccaatttttttttattctttcaatcaAGTTCAGTAG from Gossypium hirsutum isolate 1008001.06 chromosome A04, Gossypium_hirsutum_v2.1, whole genome shotgun sequence includes:
- the LOC107943752 gene encoding uncharacterized protein gives rise to the protein MACPPTYKVVKGELKNVSDDCQASLNYSSYQGAPVTIKIDSLPTPFAQNMLVDGLYGGLVYDVGRVKWIILWTIDCKVATKILKPEDPIIWEDIVRILQPYDSTDYLPLSPGNVFSTEAHIHANEDGSLSLKAQIMWNYCI